The Solenopsis invicta isolate M01_SB chromosome 12, UNIL_Sinv_3.0, whole genome shotgun sequence genome window below encodes:
- the LOC105206723 gene encoding protein GVQW3-like — MQRSLEQRYAIKFCVKLGKSATETFDMIKQAYPDVALARSGVFRWHQAFLEGREEVADEDRAGRPSTSTNTDNVTRVRKVLNSDRRLSIRLIAQMLNLPKFMVHDIVTVHLNMRKVCAKMVPKVLTDDQKLRRVEVCQENLNMCESDPQFLNNVITGDESWIFEYDPETKRQSSEWHTPASPRPKKGRMSKSKVKTMLIVFFDIKGIVHHEFVPPGQTVNAKFYVEVLKRLKRRVNRVRQDIAADWKLHHDNAPAHTAFLVNSYLTKAGIPTLPQPPYSPDVAPPDFFLFPRLKRPMKGKYFETAEGIQAACTAALKAIPENAYRDAFNAWKSRWQRCIDAEGAYFESF; from the coding sequence ATGCAGCGTTCGTTAGAGCAGAGGTACGCGATTAAATTCTGTGTGAAACTCGGTAAATCTGCGACAGAGACGTTTGATATGATCAAGCAGGCTTACCCAGATGTTGCTTTAGCAAGAAGTGGTGTGTTTCGGTGGCACCAGGCCTTTTTGGAGGGCCGGGAAGAGGTCGCCGATGAAGACCGTGCTGGAAGACCTTCGACTTCGACAAACACCGACAATGTGACTCGTGTGCGCAAAGTTTTGAACTCAGACCGTCGACTAAGTATTCGTTTAATTGCCCAGATGTTAAATTTACCAAAATTTATGGTTCATGACATTGTGACGGTGCATTTGAACATGCGCAAGGTGTGCGCGAAGATGGTCCCAAAAGTGCTCACTGACGACCAGAAATTGCGGCGAGTGGAAGTGTGCCAAGAAAATTTGAACATGTGTGAAAGTGACCCTCAATTTTTGAATAACGTAATCACAGGTGACGAGTCCTGGATCTTCGAGTATGATCCCGAGACAAAGAGGCAATCTTCCGAGTGGCACACGCCGGCGTCTCCTCGCCCAAAAAAGGGAAGAATGAGCAAATCGAAAGTGAAAACGATGCTCATTGTCTTTTTTGACATCAAAGGCATAGTCCACCATGAATTTGTTCCTCCTGGACAAACCGTCAACGCCAAGTTTTACGTGGAAGTGCTCAAGAGACTCAAACGAAGGGTCAATCGGGTCCGACAAGACATCGCAGCCGACTGGAAGTTGCACCACGACAACGCCCCGGCTCACACCGCCTTTCTTGTGAACAGCTACCTGACCAAGGCCGGCATCCCAACGCTTCCGCAGCCGCCCTACAGCCCAGATGTGGCCCCCccagacttttttttgtttcctcgcCTGAAAAGGCCGATGAAAGGCAAGTATTTTGAGACGGCAGAGGGGATACAAGCAGCATGCACCGCGGCTCTCAAGGCTATTCCGGAGAATGCCTACCGTGACGCCTTCAATGCTTGGAAATCGCGCTGGCAGCGCTGCATCGACGCAGAAGGAGCctattttgaaagtttttaa